One stretch of Asterias rubens chromosome 8, eAstRub1.3, whole genome shotgun sequence DNA includes these proteins:
- the LOC117293423 gene encoding ubiquitin-conjugating enzyme E2 K-like, translating to MATIAASRIQRELREVNADTELIKDDVSVDLIDNSSFLALKGEIPGPKDTPYEGGTFHLKIDIPETYPFNPPQVSFTTKIWHPNISSVTGAICLDILKDQWAAAMTLRTVLLSVQALLSLPEPDDPQDAVVAQQYKENQDAFQRTARHWTCAYAGAKHRSTELDEKIERITEMGFDESTARDALSATSWDVEKAVDRLMS from the exons ATGGCTACTATAGCAGCTTCCAGAATACAACGGGAGCTCCGGGAAGTGAATGCTGACACGGAG ctgatcaaaGATGATGTTTCAGTGGATCTTATAGATAACTCTTCATTCTTAGCACTTAAAGGAGAAATCCCCGGACCCAAAGATACACCTTATGAAGGCGGGACATTCCATCTTAAAATAGACATCCCAGAAACGTATCCCTTCAACCCTCCACAG gtgagcTTCACCACAAAAATCTGGCACCCGAATATAAGTTCAGTTACAGGAGCAATCTGCCTGGACATCCTTAAAGATCAATGGGCAGCTGCCATGACTCTCCGTACGGTGCTACTCTCAGTCCAAGCCCTACTATCATTACCCGAGCCAGATGATCCACAAGATGCAGTTGTGGCGCAGCAG TACAAAGAAAACCAAGATGCTTTTCAGAGAACAGCGAGGCACTGGACATGTGCCTATGCCGGAGCTAAACACAGAAGCACAGAACTAGATGAAAAAATTGAAAGAATCACCGAAATGGGTTTTGATGAG TCAACTGCAAGGGACGCCCTATCAGCGACGAGTTGGGACGTAGAGAAAGCTGTCGACCGGTTAATGAGTTGA